One window of Candidatus Hydrothermales bacterium genomic DNA carries:
- a CDS encoding LapA family protein — translation MTIIRLVFGVIVFFFLLFVFLQNAEERVNFNFLNYSFTDLPLFWVIFFSFLAGSLFVILLAIYQEIRLRYKILKKNVEINNLRREINELRRMLAEETSFEVQSQRETQKQEIKEKEEE, via the coding sequence ATGACAATCATAAGACTTGTATTTGGTGTTATCGTATTTTTCTTTCTACTTTTTGTCTTTCTTCAAAATGCTGAAGAACGAGTTAACTTTAACTTCTTAAATTATTCTTTTACTGATTTACCACTTTTTTGGGTCATTTTTTTCTCCTTTCTTGCCGGATCTTTATTTGTAATACTTCTTGCAATCTATCAAGAAATAAGGCTTAGGTATAAAATTTTGAAGAAAAATGTAGAGATAAATAATCTAAGAAGAGAAATAAATGAGCTTAGAAGAATGTTAGCTGAAGAAACAAGTTTTGAGGTTCAGAGTCAAAGGGAAACTCAAAAGCAAGAAATAAAGGAAAAGGAAGAGGAATAA
- the cdd gene encoding cytidine deaminase has product MRKIQEELIEIYELAQKAKKKAYAPYSNFKVGAALKTKSGKIYTASNVENSSFGLTVCAERIAIFKAVNDGYRDFKIMAICADKEVYPCGACLQVMNEFSPDLKILLKIGRNLKIFNLKELLPFGFNKDFLL; this is encoded by the coding sequence ATGAGGAAAATTCAAGAGGAACTTATAGAAATTTATGAATTAGCCCAAAAGGCAAAAAAGAAAGCCTATGCTCCCTACTCAAATTTTAAAGTTGGAGCAGCATTGAAAACAAAATCAGGTAAGATTTACACTGCCTCTAATGTAGAAAATTCCTCTTTTGGATTAACAGTTTGTGCTGAAAGAATAGCTATTTTTAAGGCAGTAAACGATGGTTATAGAGATTTTAAAATTATGGCTATATGTGCTGACAAAGAAGTCTATCCCTGTGGCGCTTGCTTACAAGTTATGAATGAATTTTCACCTGATTTAAAAATTCTTCTTAAAATTGGTAGAAATTTAAAGATTTTTAATTTAAAAGAACTTTTACCCTTTGGTTTTAATAAGGACTTTCTCTTATAA